One Comamonas endophytica DNA window includes the following coding sequences:
- the fabI gene encoding enoyl-ACP reductase FabI produces the protein MGFLTGKKLLITGVLSNRSIAYGVAKACHAQGAELAFSYVGERFKDRISEFAADFDSKLVFDCDVGDDAQIEKLFADLGQAWGTFDGFLHSIGFAPREAIAGNFLDGLSRENFRIAHDISAYSFPAMAKAALPYLNDKSSLLTLSYLGALRSIPNYNTMGLAKASLEASVRYLAEAVGRTEDGRTIRANGISAGPIKTLAASGIKDFGKLLSRVADASPLRRNVTPEDVGNVAAFMFSDLAAGVTAEITYVDGGFSQTAGLSADQV, from the coding sequence ATGGGCTTCCTCACCGGCAAGAAACTGCTGATCACCGGCGTCCTGTCCAACCGTTCCATCGCCTACGGCGTGGCCAAGGCCTGCCATGCGCAGGGCGCCGAACTGGCGTTCAGCTACGTGGGCGAGCGCTTCAAGGACCGCATCAGCGAGTTCGCCGCCGACTTCGACTCGAAGCTGGTGTTCGACTGCGACGTGGGCGACGACGCGCAGATCGAGAAGCTGTTTGCCGACCTGGGCCAGGCCTGGGGCACCTTCGACGGCTTCCTGCACTCGATCGGCTTCGCGCCGCGCGAGGCGATCGCCGGCAACTTCCTCGACGGCCTGAGCCGCGAGAACTTCCGCATCGCGCACGACATCAGCGCCTACAGCTTCCCGGCCATGGCCAAGGCCGCCCTGCCCTACCTCAACGACAAGTCGTCGCTGCTGACGCTGTCGTACCTGGGCGCGCTGCGCTCGATCCCCAACTACAACACCATGGGCCTGGCCAAGGCCTCGCTGGAGGCTTCCGTGCGCTATCTGGCCGAAGCCGTGGGCCGCACCGAAGACGGCCGCACGATTCGCGCCAACGGCATCTCCGCCGGCCCGATCAAGACCCTGGCCGCCAGCGGCATCAAGGACTTCGGCAAGCTGCTCAGCCGCGTGGCCGACGCCTCGCCGCTGCGCCGCAACGTGACGCCCGAAGATGTGGGCAATGTGGCGGCGTTCATGTTCTCGGATCTGGCGGCGGGCGTGACGGCCGAGATCACTTATGTGGATGGCGGCTTCAGCCAGACTGCTGGGTTGAGCGCTGATCAGGTGTAA
- a CDS encoding extracellular solute-binding protein, which produces MRYWMFSLLLAGVSPAWSGHAYALWGQPRYPQGFAHFNYVNPEAPKGGELRLVSNLRVSTFDKYNPFTIKGNAPAYLANLMFDSLLTGSLDETATGYGLLAEDVTVAPDGLSATFRLRSEARFHNGRPVLAGDVKYSYETLIGPHTAPGYKTLLIDVAGADVLDERTVRFRFRVPNRELPLTVGGLPIFSPDWGRGADGKAKPFDQVVMEIPIGSGPYRIGPVRFGKDITYVLDPDYWGRNLGVRKGTANFARVSVRIYKDNTAKLEALKAGEFDLMRVYSAGDWARRIDGRRFASGELVKGEFEHKLPSGFQSYVLNTRRPVLQDARVREALDLAMDYEWMNRQMFYGSYYRVRGMFGNTACETRGLPGAAELALMEPWRAQIPAAAFGEMYSPPRTDPPNSLRANLRRAQQLLRDAGWTVEGGVLRNVDGQPLELEYLDSGEGSLRTVAPWQRNLEKLGIQLRYRAVDFALFQQRLQKFDFDIATIVYPGTHNPGQEFADLLGSQAADTEDSGNYAGVKSPAVDALIQAMTSAKTEAELLPACHALERVIAHSHYLIPQWSAGTHRMVFNDWRLARPAIAPPYSNGELWALDTWWARSPASKPPKDR; this is translated from the coding sequence ATGCGCTACTGGATGTTTTCTTTGCTGCTGGCCGGTGTGTCTCCTGCATGGTCCGGACATGCCTATGCGCTATGGGGGCAGCCGCGCTACCCGCAAGGCTTCGCGCATTTCAATTACGTCAATCCCGAGGCGCCCAAGGGGGGCGAGCTGCGCCTGGTGAGCAATCTGCGCGTTTCCACTTTCGACAAGTACAACCCGTTCACGATCAAGGGCAACGCCCCCGCCTATCTGGCGAATCTGATGTTCGATTCGCTGCTGACCGGTTCGCTTGACGAGACCGCGACGGGCTACGGGCTGCTGGCCGAGGATGTGACGGTGGCGCCCGACGGCCTGTCGGCCACCTTCAGGCTGCGCTCCGAGGCGCGCTTCCACAACGGCCGGCCGGTGCTGGCCGGGGATGTGAAATACAGCTACGAGACGCTGATCGGCCCGCACACCGCGCCCGGCTACAAGACGCTGCTGATCGATGTCGCGGGCGCCGACGTGCTGGACGAGCGCACGGTGCGCTTTCGCTTTCGCGTGCCCAACCGCGAGCTGCCGCTCACGGTGGGCGGCCTGCCGATCTTCAGCCCCGACTGGGGCCGGGGCGCCGATGGCAAGGCCAAGCCCTTTGACCAGGTGGTCATGGAAATTCCCATCGGCAGCGGGCCGTACCGCATAGGTCCCGTGCGCTTCGGCAAGGACATCACCTATGTGCTCGACCCCGATTACTGGGGCAGGAACCTGGGCGTGCGCAAGGGCACGGCCAACTTCGCGCGCGTGAGCGTGCGCATCTACAAGGACAACACTGCCAAGCTCGAGGCGCTCAAGGCCGGCGAGTTCGACCTGATGCGCGTGTACAGCGCCGGCGACTGGGCGCGGCGCATCGACGGACGGCGCTTTGCCAGCGGCGAACTGGTCAAGGGCGAGTTCGAACACAAGCTGCCTTCGGGTTTCCAGAGCTATGTGCTCAACACGCGCCGGCCCGTCCTCCAGGATGCGCGCGTGCGCGAGGCGCTGGACCTGGCCATGGATTACGAGTGGATGAACCGCCAGATGTTCTACGGCTCGTACTACCGGGTGCGTGGCATGTTCGGCAACACCGCCTGCGAAACGCGCGGCCTGCCGGGCGCCGCCGAGCTGGCGCTGATGGAGCCCTGGCGCGCGCAGATCCCGGCGGCGGCGTTTGGCGAGATGTACAGCCCGCCGCGCACCGACCCGCCGAATTCGCTGCGCGCCAACCTGCGCCGCGCGCAGCAGCTGCTGCGCGACGCGGGCTGGACGGTGGAGGGCGGCGTGCTGCGCAATGTGGATGGCCAGCCGCTGGAGCTCGAATACCTCGACAGCGGCGAGGGCAGCCTGCGCACCGTCGCGCCCTGGCAGCGCAACCTGGAAAAGCTCGGCATCCAGCTGCGCTACCGCGCGGTGGACTTCGCGCTGTTCCAGCAGCGGCTGCAGAAGTTCGACTTCGACATCGCCACCATCGTCTATCCGGGCACGCACAACCCGGGCCAGGAGTTTGCCGATCTGCTGGGCAGCCAGGCCGCCGACACCGAGGACTCCGGCAACTACGCAGGCGTCAAGAGCCCGGCCGTCGATGCGCTGATCCAGGCCATGACCAGCGCCAAGACAGAAGCCGAGCTGCTGCCGGCCTGCCATGCGCTCGAGCGCGTCATCGCGCACAGCCACTATCTGATCCCGCAGTGGAGCGCGGGCACGCACCGCATGGTCTTCAACGACTGGCGCCTGGCGCGCCCCGCCATTGCGCCGCCCTACAGCAACGGCGAGCTCTGGGCGCTCGATACCTGGTGGGCGCGAAGCCCCGCCTCCAAGCCCCCGAAAGACCGCTGA
- a CDS encoding Bug family tripartite tricarboxylate transporter substrate binding protein yields the protein MNKPSTFSFRRRTLGAGIAAALALAAPGVFAQGAAKYPAKPLTFVVPFAAGSATDQIARALGQFITQETGQAVVVENKGGASGMLAAQGVARAAPDGYTVLITTNTTHAANEHLYKKLPYDPVKDFAPVTGLGKGGQVLVVNAASPHKSVADLVAYAKANPGKLSFGSGSSSSRMAGEMLKQLAGVDILHVPYKSNPLAITDLLGGQIDLMITDVSTGLPQVQAGKLKALGFSTQERSSMLPDVPTIEQAGVKGYNMGYWFAAYLPAGTPPQIVNQLSTLLGKAVESKQAASFYTLSGTSRWHGSPEELARFQAEETAKWGKVIKAAGIQPE from the coding sequence ATGAACAAGCCATCCACCTTTTCCTTTCGCCGCCGCACGCTGGGCGCAGGCATTGCCGCTGCACTGGCGCTGGCGGCGCCTGGCGTTTTCGCCCAGGGCGCAGCCAAGTACCCGGCCAAGCCGCTGACCTTTGTCGTGCCCTTTGCCGCGGGCAGCGCCACCGACCAGATCGCGCGTGCGCTGGGCCAGTTCATCACCCAGGAAACCGGCCAGGCGGTGGTCGTGGAAAACAAGGGCGGCGCCAGCGGCATGCTGGCCGCGCAGGGCGTGGCGCGCGCTGCGCCCGATGGCTACACGGTGCTGATCACCACCAACACCACCCATGCGGCCAACGAGCATCTGTACAAGAAGCTGCCCTATGACCCGGTGAAGGACTTCGCGCCCGTGACGGGCCTGGGCAAGGGCGGGCAGGTGTTGGTGGTGAATGCCGCCTCGCCGCACAAGTCGGTCGCGGACCTCGTGGCCTACGCCAAGGCCAACCCGGGCAAGCTGAGCTTCGGCAGCGGCAGCTCCTCCAGCCGCATGGCCGGCGAAATGCTCAAGCAGCTCGCGGGCGTCGATATCCTGCATGTGCCCTACAAGAGCAACCCGCTGGCCATCACCGACTTGCTGGGCGGCCAGATCGATCTGATGATCACCGATGTCTCCACCGGGCTGCCGCAGGTGCAGGCCGGCAAGCTCAAGGCGCTGGGCTTCTCGACGCAGGAGCGCAGCTCCATGCTGCCCGACGTGCCGACCATCGAGCAGGCGGGCGTCAAGGGCTACAACATGGGCTACTGGTTCGCCGCCTATCTGCCCGCGGGCACGCCGCCGCAGATCGTGAACCAGCTCAGCACCCTGCTGGGCAAGGCCGTGGAAAGCAAGCAGGCCGCGAGCTTCTACACGCTCTCCGGCACCAGCCGCTGGCATGGCTCGCCCGAGGAGCTGGCGCGCTTCCAGGCCGAGGAAACCGCCAAGTGGGGCAAGGTGATCAAGGCGGCGGGTATCCAGCCTGAATGA
- a CDS encoding cation diffusion facilitator family transporter, translated as MTASNARRIQWVFIMTLAYAAVQVVGGWLSGSLALIADAGHMLSDAAALLLALVAYRIAARAPDKQRTYGFHRVRVLAALANGASLLLLVAWIAWEAVQRFREPTEVLAGPMLGVAVVGLIINLAGAWVLMRGHQGDGNLRGALLHVVGDLLGSIGAIAAAIGILYTGWTVLDPILSVLVSVLVVRSAWSLVSDSLLILLQAVPRGLDVEGVQADIAGLPEIAEVGHFHAWTLTDDRVVATVHVTPAPGTDPLALPARVARQLREKHAIAHATVQVDPPGELQGPHAR; from the coding sequence GTGACGGCCTCCAACGCGCGCCGCATCCAGTGGGTGTTCATCATGACGCTGGCCTATGCCGCGGTGCAGGTGGTGGGCGGTTGGCTGTCAGGCTCGCTGGCGCTGATCGCCGATGCCGGCCACATGCTGTCCGACGCGGCGGCGCTGCTGCTGGCGCTGGTCGCCTACCGCATTGCCGCGCGTGCACCCGACAAGCAGCGCACCTATGGCTTTCACCGCGTGCGCGTGCTGGCGGCGCTGGCCAACGGTGCCTCGCTGCTGCTGCTGGTGGCGTGGATTGCCTGGGAAGCCGTGCAGCGCTTTCGCGAGCCGACCGAAGTGCTGGCCGGGCCGATGCTGGGCGTGGCCGTCGTCGGATTGATCATCAATCTCGCCGGAGCCTGGGTGCTGATGCGCGGACACCAGGGCGACGGCAACCTGCGCGGCGCGCTGCTGCATGTGGTGGGCGACCTGCTGGGCTCGATTGGCGCGATTGCCGCAGCCATCGGCATTCTCTACACCGGCTGGACCGTGCTCGACCCGATTCTCTCGGTGCTGGTGTCGGTGCTGGTGGTGCGCTCGGCGTGGAGCCTGGTGTCGGATTCGCTGTTGATCCTGCTGCAGGCGGTGCCGCGCGGGCTGGATGTGGAGGGCGTGCAGGCCGACATTGCCGGCCTGCCTGAAATCGCGGAGGTGGGGCACTTCCATGCCTGGACGCTGACCGATGACCGCGTGGTGGCCACGGTGCATGTCACACCTGCGCCCGGCACCGATCCCCTGGCACTGCCGGCGCGCGTGGCGCGGCAGTTGCGCGAAAAGCATGCCATTGCGCATGCCACGGTGCAGGTCGATCCCCCGGGGGAGCTGCAGGGTCCGCACGCGCGGTGA
- a CDS encoding ABC transporter ATP-binding protein, which produces MTQNNSSSSPLLEVRDLQVWFGDKQVVHGVDFHVHAGEKLALVGESGSGKTVTALALLRLAGDARLSGQALFEGRDLLALPEREMRGVRGGDIAMIFQEPMTALNPLMAVGDQVAEVLQLKQALSPAQARRQAVELLATTGIPEPERRARAFAHQLSGGQRQRAMIAMALASSPRLLLADEPTTALDVTLRVQILELLGDLQRQTGMALLLITHDLNLVRRFADRAAVMEHGRLVEQGSVQEVFANPQHAYTRRLIGSVPKRDVVEAPQRSDQPLVETQQLQVRYSTPLPGLRGWFRRGEFVAVKGVDLQLLPHHTLGVVGESGSGKSTLAQAILGLLPADGQLRIEGQAWQQPATRNSRANQALRRRVQVVFQDPFSSLSPRLTVEEIVGEGLRLQEPGSTAAARRQRVEQVLADVGLTQLQYPGLLQRYPHEFSGGQRQRLAIARALIVQPQLLVLDEPTSALDVTVQQQVLALLQRLQKERGLSYLLITHDIEVIRAMAHDVMVMKEGEVLEAGPVAQVLDAPRHAYTQRLVAAATMA; this is translated from the coding sequence ATGACGCAAAACAACTCTTCCTCTTCGCCATTGCTGGAAGTGCGAGATCTGCAGGTATGGTTTGGCGACAAGCAGGTGGTGCATGGCGTGGATTTCCATGTTCATGCGGGCGAGAAGCTGGCGCTGGTCGGTGAATCGGGCTCGGGCAAGACCGTCACCGCGCTGGCGCTGCTGCGCCTGGCGGGCGATGCGCGCCTGAGCGGCCAGGCGCTGTTCGAGGGGCGCGACCTGCTGGCGCTGCCCGAGCGCGAGATGCGCGGCGTGCGCGGCGGCGATATCGCGATGATCTTCCAGGAGCCGATGACGGCGCTGAATCCGCTGATGGCGGTGGGCGACCAGGTGGCGGAGGTGCTGCAGCTCAAGCAGGCGCTGTCGCCGGCGCAGGCGCGGCGCCAGGCCGTCGAGCTGCTGGCCACCACCGGCATTCCCGAACCCGAGCGGCGCGCGCGCGCGTTCGCGCATCAGCTCAGCGGCGGGCAGCGCCAGCGCGCGATGATCGCCATGGCGCTGGCCTCATCGCCCAGGCTGCTGCTGGCCGACGAACCCACGACCGCGCTCGACGTGACGCTGCGCGTGCAGATCCTCGAGCTGCTGGGCGATCTGCAGCGCCAGACCGGCATGGCGCTGCTGCTGATCACCCACGACCTGAACCTGGTGCGGCGCTTTGCCGACCGCGCTGCCGTCATGGAGCACGGGCGCCTGGTGGAGCAGGGCAGCGTGCAGGAGGTGTTTGCCAACCCGCAGCATGCCTATACGCGCCGCCTGATCGGCAGTGTGCCGAAGCGCGATGTCGTTGAAGCACCGCAGCGCTCGGATCAGCCACTGGTGGAAACGCAGCAGCTGCAGGTGCGCTACTCGACGCCACTGCCCGGGCTGCGTGGATGGTTCCGCCGCGGCGAGTTCGTCGCCGTCAAGGGCGTGGACCTGCAACTGCTGCCGCACCACACGCTGGGCGTCGTGGGCGAGTCGGGCTCGGGCAAGTCGACGCTGGCGCAGGCCATCCTGGGCCTGCTGCCCGCAGATGGCCAGCTGCGCATCGAGGGCCAGGCGTGGCAGCAGCCGGCCACGCGCAACAGCCGTGCCAACCAGGCGCTGCGCCGGCGCGTGCAGGTCGTGTTCCAGGATCCGTTCTCCTCGCTGTCGCCGCGCCTCACGGTGGAGGAGATCGTCGGCGAGGGCCTGCGCCTGCAGGAGCCTGGCAGCACCGCGGCCGCGCGGCGCCAGCGTGTCGAGCAGGTGCTGGCGGACGTGGGGCTGACGCAGCTGCAGTACCCGGGCCTGCTGCAGCGCTATCCGCATGAATTCTCCGGCGGCCAGCGCCAGCGCCTGGCCATCGCGCGCGCGCTGATCGTGCAGCCGCAGCTGCTGGTGCTCGACGAGCCCACCAGCGCGCTCGACGTGACGGTGCAGCAGCAGGTGCTGGCGCTGCTGCAGCGGCTGCAGAAGGAGCGTGGGCTCAGCTATCTGCTGATCACCCATGACATCGAGGTGATCCGCGCCATGGCGCACGACGTGATGGTGATGAAGGAGGGCGAGGTGCTGGAGGCCGGGCCCGTGGCGCAGGTGCTCGATGCGCCGCGCCATGCCTACACGCAGCGGCTGGTGGCGGCCGCCACCATGGCCTAG
- a CDS encoding zinc ribbon domain-containing protein: protein MPVCYTSQTCPHCGHVSQDNRRTQAAFMCQACGHGDHADVVGAINVLERGLRLSACGGKGSGRGRKTSAQPVSVKPEPTEATVQELQSCIAP from the coding sequence CTGCCGGTTTGCTACACCAGCCAGACATGTCCGCACTGCGGCCATGTCAGCCAGGACAATCGCCGCACACAAGCGGCCTTCATGTGCCAGGCCTGCGGCCATGGCGACCATGCCGATGTGGTGGGCGCCATCAATGTTCTGGAGCGCGGACTGCGCTTGTCAGCCTGTGGAGGGAAAGGCTCTGGTCGAGGCCGAAAGACATCGGCGCAACCGGTCTCGGTGAAACCGGAACCCACCGAAGCGACTGTGCAGGAGCTTCAATCCTGCATAGCGCCGTAG
- a CDS encoding AtuA-related protein: MNISASMQVPLYRLAHGRTGDKGNRSNISVIAYHPALWPVIAQQVTAERVAAHFAARAPSHVARHVLPQLQAMNFVLDEVLEGGVNSALNLDTHGKALAFDLLQMQVLLPADLLIHCKGPQELPKFR, from the coding sequence ATGAACATTTCCGCATCCATGCAGGTTCCGCTGTACCGGCTGGCCCACGGCCGCACCGGCGACAAGGGCAACCGCAGCAATATCAGCGTGATTGCCTACCACCCGGCGCTGTGGCCCGTGATCGCGCAGCAGGTGACCGCCGAGCGCGTGGCCGCGCATTTCGCGGCGCGCGCGCCCAGCCATGTCGCGCGCCATGTGCTGCCGCAGCTGCAGGCGATGAATTTCGTGCTCGACGAGGTGCTCGAGGGCGGCGTCAATAGCGCGCTCAATCTCGACACCCATGGCAAGGCGCTGGCCTTCGATCTGCTGCAGATGCAAGTGCTGCTGCCGGCCGATCTGCTGATCCATTGCAAGGGGCCGCAAGAGCTTCCGAAATTCCGTTGA
- a CDS encoding microcin C ABC transporter permease YejB has protein sequence MFIYILKRLLLMVPTLLGVLLLTFVVIQFVPGGPVEQYLAEAKAGAGGATGGGGGMNYRGAQGVDPQRLEQIKALYGFDKPAHERFLQMLGQFAQFDLGRSFFHNKAVWELVIEKLPVSISLGLWTFLLSYLVAVPLGVAKAVRAGTRFDFVTTLVILVGYAIPGFVLGVALLVIFGGQLQWFPLRGLTSANWDELSWGARIVDYLWHIALPVTAMVAGSFAVTAMLTKNAFLEEIRKQYVLTARAKGLSERQVLWKHVFRNALIPIITGFPAAFIGAFFAGSLLIETLFSLDGLGLLSYESVIRRDYPVVLGTLFLFTLIGLVTKLIGDLCYVWVDPRVKFD, from the coding sequence ATGTTCATCTATATCCTCAAGCGGCTGCTGTTGATGGTGCCCACGCTGCTGGGCGTGCTGCTGCTGACATTTGTGGTCATCCAGTTCGTGCCCGGCGGCCCCGTCGAGCAATACCTGGCCGAGGCCAAGGCCGGCGCGGGCGGCGCGACGGGCGGCGGGGGCGGCATGAACTACCGCGGCGCGCAGGGCGTGGACCCGCAGCGCCTGGAGCAGATCAAGGCCCTCTACGGCTTCGACAAGCCCGCGCACGAGCGCTTCTTGCAGATGCTCGGCCAGTTCGCGCAGTTCGACCTGGGCCGCAGTTTCTTTCACAACAAGGCGGTGTGGGAGCTGGTGATCGAGAAGCTGCCGGTGTCGATCAGCCTGGGCCTGTGGACCTTTCTCCTCAGCTACCTGGTGGCGGTGCCGCTGGGCGTGGCCAAGGCGGTGCGCGCCGGCACGCGCTTCGATTTCGTCACGACGCTGGTCATTCTCGTGGGCTATGCCATTCCGGGCTTCGTGCTGGGTGTGGCGCTGCTGGTGATCTTCGGCGGGCAGCTGCAGTGGTTTCCGCTGCGCGGGCTGACTTCCGCCAACTGGGACGAGCTCAGCTGGGGCGCGCGCATCGTGGATTATCTGTGGCATATCGCGCTGCCGGTCACGGCCATGGTGGCGGGCAGCTTTGCCGTCACCGCCATGCTGACCAAGAACGCGTTTCTCGAGGAGATACGCAAGCAATATGTGCTCACCGCGCGCGCCAAGGGCCTGAGCGAGCGCCAGGTGCTCTGGAAGCATGTGTTCCGCAATGCGTTGATTCCGATCATCACCGGTTTTCCCGCGGCCTTCATCGGCGCCTTCTTCGCCGGCTCGCTGCTGATCGAGACGCTGTTCTCGCTCGACGGTCTGGGGCTGCTGAGCTATGAGAGCGTGATCCGGCGCGACTATCCGGTGGTGCTGGGCACGCTGTTCCTGTTCACGCTGATCGGCCTGGTCACCAAGCTGATCGGCGATCTCTGCTATGTCTGGGTGGACCCACGTGTCAAGTTCGATTGA
- a CDS encoding acyclic terpene utilization AtuA family protein, translating to MATPTSDISSARWPVGPAPSTPRGALLVGCGAGFSGDRTDAARPVVDALMAAREPAVLIFETLAERTLALAQLARERDPAAGFEPLLADLLRPVLADCLAHGIRIVSNFGAANPAGAAACIAALAAELGLRVPRMALVQGDDLMGEEHRAALQQACGDEWPTARVVSANAYIGAQPIALALEQGAEIVIAGRVADPALVLGPAAAWHGWAWDDWDLLARGTMAGHLLECGSQVSGGYFADPGYKDVPDLAHVGFPIARIEADGRCTIGKPAGTGGVINSQTVKEQLLYEVHDPAAYLTPDVVADISQAMVTEVGPDLVRLDGVRGHARPSHLKVNVCSERGWLAEAEISYAGAHALARAQLARQVIGTRLAGQGLLRCDFIGVTSVLGDDHGRWLDHLPAESSAMRDVRVRWAWEQPTARAAEVLLREVNALYTCGPGGGGGVRTQLRSRLSTVSCLIARDSVECGWRWWRAAGEGA from the coding sequence ATGGCGACCCCCACTTCCGATATTTCCTCCGCGCGCTGGCCTGTGGGCCCTGCGCCCTCGACGCCGCGCGGTGCGCTGCTCGTGGGCTGCGGCGCGGGTTTTTCCGGCGACCGCACCGATGCGGCGCGGCCCGTGGTCGATGCGCTGATGGCGGCGCGCGAACCCGCGGTGCTGATCTTCGAGACCCTGGCCGAACGCACGCTGGCGCTGGCGCAGCTGGCGCGCGAGCGCGATCCGGCCGCAGGCTTCGAGCCACTGCTGGCCGACCTGCTGCGGCCGGTGCTGGCCGATTGCCTGGCGCATGGCATCCGCATCGTCAGCAACTTCGGCGCGGCCAATCCGGCCGGCGCGGCCGCCTGCATCGCGGCGCTGGCCGCAGAGCTGGGCCTGCGCGTGCCGCGCATGGCGCTGGTACAGGGCGATGACCTGATGGGCGAGGAGCACCGCGCGGCCCTGCAGCAGGCCTGCGGCGACGAATGGCCCACGGCGCGCGTGGTCAGCGCCAATGCCTATATCGGCGCGCAGCCCATTGCCCTGGCGCTGGAGCAGGGCGCGGAGATCGTGATCGCGGGCCGTGTGGCCGACCCGGCGCTGGTGCTGGGCCCGGCCGCTGCCTGGCATGGCTGGGCCTGGGACGACTGGGATCTGCTGGCGCGCGGCACCATGGCCGGCCATCTGCTGGAATGCGGCTCGCAGGTGTCGGGCGGCTATTTCGCCGATCCGGGCTACAAGGACGTGCCCGATCTGGCCCATGTCGGATTTCCCATCGCGCGCATCGAGGCCGACGGCCGCTGCACCATCGGCAAGCCCGCGGGTACCGGCGGCGTGATCAATTCCCAGACCGTCAAGGAGCAACTGCTCTACGAGGTGCACGATCCCGCGGCCTATCTGACGCCCGATGTGGTGGCCGATATCAGCCAGGCGATGGTGACCGAGGTCGGCCCCGACCTGGTGCGGCTCGACGGCGTGCGCGGCCATGCGCGGCCCAGCCATCTCAAGGTGAATGTCTGCAGCGAACGCGGCTGGCTGGCCGAGGCCGAGATTTCCTATGCCGGCGCGCATGCGCTGGCGCGGGCGCAGCTGGCGCGCCAGGTGATCGGCACGCGGCTGGCCGGACAGGGCCTGCTGCGCTGCGATTTCATCGGCGTGACCAGCGTGCTGGGCGATGACCACGGCCGGTGGCTGGACCATCTGCCGGCCGAAAGCAGCGCCATGCGCGATGTGCGCGTGCGCTGGGCGTGGGAGCAGCCGACGGCGCGCGCGGCCGAAGTGCTGCTGCGCGAAGTCAATGCGCTCTATACCTGCGGGCCGGGCGGCGGGGGCGGCGTGCGCACCCAGCTGCGCTCGCGCCTGTCCACCGTCTCGTGCCTGATTGCACGGGACTCCGTCGAATGCGGCTGGCGCTGGTGGCGCGCGGCCGGGGAGGGCGCATGA
- a CDS encoding DUF2789 domain-containing protein: MNPPTFSQLFAQLGLPDDDAGIAAFIREHAPLDSAILLPDAPFWTPAQSRMLREGLGADAEWAPVIDHLNVSLRAHPEE, translated from the coding sequence TTGAACCCCCCCACCTTTTCCCAACTGTTCGCGCAGCTGGGCCTGCCCGATGACGACGCAGGCATTGCGGCGTTCATCCGCGAGCATGCCCCCCTGGATTCCGCCATCCTGCTGCCCGATGCGCCGTTCTGGACGCCCGCGCAGTCGCGCATGCTGCGCGAAGGCCTGGGCGCCGACGCCGAGTGGGCGCCGGTGATCGACCACCTCAACGTCTCGCTGCGCGCCCACCCCGAGGAGTGA
- a CDS encoding ABC transporter permease, producing MSGWTHVSSSIDPSATAHALPPPAPAITPSLSPARRAWQRFKRNRLGFWSLMVFCAMVLLSLGAELLSNDRPIAVRYQGQMYWPLWNDYPETTFGGDFETAADYLDPFIAERLAEKGNWALYTPNRYGPKTINYFAQQPNPAAPSAANWLGTDDRGRDLLAQLIYGFRVSVLFALALTATGVLLGVITGAIQGFFGGRTDLAFQRFIEIWGSMPELYLLIIFSALFAPSIALLLVLLSLFGWMGLSDYVRAEFLRNRQLDYVKAARALGVGNAQIIWRHILPNSLTPVVTFLPFRMSAAILALTSLDFLGLGVPPGTPSLGELLSQGKNSIDAWWISLSTFAVLVSTLLLLTFMGDALRDALDPRKAQVTDSKP from the coding sequence ATGTCTGGGTGGACCCACGTGTCAAGTTCGATTGACCCCTCTGCCACGGCGCACGCGCTGCCGCCGCCGGCCCCGGCCATCACGCCCTCGCTTTCTCCCGCACGCCGTGCCTGGCAGCGCTTCAAGCGCAACCGCCTGGGCTTCTGGAGCCTGATGGTCTTTTGCGCCATGGTGCTGCTGAGCCTGGGGGCGGAGCTGCTGAGCAACGACCGGCCGATCGCCGTGCGCTACCAGGGGCAGATGTACTGGCCGCTGTGGAACGACTACCCCGAGACGACCTTTGGCGGCGACTTCGAGACCGCCGCCGACTATCTCGACCCCTTCATTGCCGAGCGCCTGGCGGAAAAAGGAAACTGGGCGCTCTATACGCCAAACCGCTACGGCCCCAAGACCATCAATTATTTCGCCCAGCAGCCCAATCCTGCAGCGCCCAGCGCGGCCAACTGGCTGGGCACCGACGACCGCGGGCGCGACCTGCTGGCGCAGCTGATCTACGGCTTTCGCGTGAGCGTGCTGTTCGCGCTGGCGCTCACTGCCACCGGGGTGCTGCTGGGTGTCATCACCGGTGCGATCCAGGGCTTCTTTGGCGGGCGCACCGACCTGGCCTTCCAGCGCTTCATAGAGATCTGGGGCTCCATGCCCGAGCTCTACCTGCTGATCATCTTCAGCGCGCTGTTCGCGCCCAGCATCGCGCTGCTGCTGGTGCTGCTGAGCCTGTTTGGCTGGATGGGGCTGTCGGACTACGTGCGCGCCGAGTTCCTGCGCAACCGCCAGCTCGACTACGTGAAGGCGGCGCGCGCGCTGGGCGTGGGCAATGCGCAGATCATCTGGCGCCATATCCTGCCCAACAGCCTCACGCCGGTGGTCACCTTCCTGCCCTTTCGCATGAGCGCGGCGATTCTCGCGCTGACTTCGCTCGACTTCCTCGGCCTGGGGGTGCCGCCCGGCACTCCGAGCCTGGGCGAGCTGCTGAGCCAGGGCAAGAACAGCATCGACGCCTGGTGGATTTCGCTGAGCACCTTCGCGGTGCTGGTCAGCACGCTGCTGCTGCTGACCTTCATGGGCGATGCGCTGCGCGACGCGCTCGATCCCCGCAAGGCCCAGGTAACGGACAGCAAGCCATGA